In Luteolibacter sp. Y139, a genomic segment contains:
- a CDS encoding tryptophan 7-halogenase: MIKNVLVLGAGSAGLIAALSLKKKIPQLNVRVVRSPDIGVIGVGEGTTPNFPRHIFDYLGISRKHFYDLAEPTWKLGIRFLWGERGRFDYTFAPQLDAHWSDLPRPNGFYCDDEFSSVDITSALMRQGKAFERQPSGAPDIQAWHAFHIENAKFVEILEVVAREVGVEFTDGRVVGADRGPQGITAVHLEDGQRLEADLFIDASGFRSELLGKVLEEPFNNFDKTLFCDRAVVGGWERGPDEPILPYTTAEQMDAGWSWQIEHEFHVNRGYVYSSQFISDDEAAAEFKRKNPKVPEAPRVVKFRSGSYKRLWVDNVIAVGNSGGFVEPLEATALMIVCSHCQTFVDFLLHSELDPTPSMRDLYNELVAQGWGDIRDFLGLHYKLNTALDTPFWKHCRADTDISGIGALLEFYEENGPTGFCRYRMGSSQNDFGIEGYFVMLVGNRAPYRKRHAATEQEKAIWNAHLQANHNKAKHGIDVKEALYYVRHPGWQWNAEKPA, from the coding sequence ATGATCAAGAACGTACTCGTCCTCGGGGCCGGCAGCGCTGGCCTGATTGCCGCCCTTTCTCTCAAGAAGAAAATCCCGCAGCTCAATGTGCGGGTCGTCCGCAGCCCCGACATCGGCGTGATCGGGGTGGGCGAGGGGACCACCCCGAATTTCCCGCGACATATCTTCGACTATCTCGGCATCTCGCGGAAACACTTCTATGATCTCGCCGAGCCGACATGGAAGCTGGGCATCCGCTTCCTATGGGGTGAGCGCGGGCGTTTCGACTACACCTTCGCGCCGCAGCTGGATGCGCATTGGTCCGACTTGCCGCGGCCGAATGGCTTCTACTGCGACGACGAGTTCTCGTCGGTCGATATCACCTCCGCATTGATGCGGCAGGGCAAGGCCTTCGAGCGCCAGCCGAGCGGTGCGCCGGACATCCAGGCGTGGCACGCCTTCCACATCGAGAATGCCAAGTTCGTCGAGATCCTCGAGGTCGTCGCCCGTGAAGTCGGAGTCGAGTTCACCGATGGCCGCGTGGTCGGTGCCGACCGCGGGCCGCAGGGCATCACGGCCGTCCATCTTGAAGATGGGCAAAGGCTGGAAGCAGACCTCTTCATTGATGCCAGCGGCTTCCGCAGTGAGCTGTTAGGCAAGGTGCTCGAAGAGCCCTTCAATAATTTCGACAAGACGCTCTTCTGCGATCGTGCCGTCGTGGGCGGTTGGGAACGCGGCCCGGATGAGCCGATCCTTCCCTACACCACTGCCGAGCAGATGGACGCCGGCTGGAGCTGGCAGATCGAGCACGAGTTCCACGTCAACCGTGGCTATGTCTACTCATCCCAGTTCATTTCCGATGATGAAGCGGCCGCCGAGTTCAAGCGCAAGAACCCGAAGGTGCCCGAAGCCCCGCGCGTCGTGAAATTCCGCAGCGGTTCCTACAAGCGGCTGTGGGTGGACAACGTCATCGCCGTCGGCAATTCAGGTGGCTTCGTTGAGCCGCTTGAAGCCACCGCGCTCATGATCGTCTGCTCGCATTGCCAGACCTTCGTCGATTTCCTGCTTCACTCGGAACTCGATCCTACCCCCTCCATGCGCGATCTCTACAATGAGCTGGTGGCCCAGGGTTGGGGAGATATCCGCGACTTCCTCGGCCTGCACTACAAGCTGAATACCGCGCTCGACACACCCTTCTGGAAGCACTGCCGCGCGGACACGGACATCTCCGGAATCGGTGCCCTGTTAGAGTTCTACGAGGAGAATGGTCCCACCGGCTTCTGCCGCTATCGCATGGGCTCCAGCCAGAATGACTTCGGCATCGAAGGTTACTTCGTGATGCTCGTCGGCAACCGCGCGCCTTATCGCAAACGCCACGCCGCCACCGAGCAAGAGAAGGCGATCTGGAACGCCCACCTGCAGGCGAACCACAACAAGGCGAAGCACGGCATCGACGTGAAGGAAGCGCTCTACTACGTCCGCCATCCCGGCTGGCAATGGAACGCCGAAAAGCCGGCGTGA